The window TGCAGGTGAAGTGCCAGGTACACAGCAAGTGCTCAGTAGGTACTAGGTACACAGTACCTACTACAGTCCACACAGGCTCCTCAgagccctggggcagggctgagccacagtgcagccGCCCACTTCTGAGAGCAGAGTGGGTGCCACCCCTTCCCTGCCCGGGGGCTCTGCTCTGTGACCCCAGGCCTCGGTCCTTTTCGCCCACAGGTGGAAACGTGGACGGGAAGTTCAGCGTGGGCTACCGCGACGCTGTGGTGAGGACAGTGGTGGGCCTGGACCGTGAGACCACAGCCGCGTACACGCTCGTCCTGGAGGCCATCGGTGAGCCCCGCTCTGCCCTGCACCTCACAACAGTCCCTGCTGGCAGAGCTCACATAGGGGACCCCccgaggggaggggccaggcctggagccgCAGGATGACCTCTGCCCACCACAGCGGGGAAGCAGCCACAGCCACTCAACAGATCCCTGGAGCACTGCCAGGCGTGGGGCCCCctgccaggagggaggggcaACAGCTCCGTGGAGGCCAGCTCCAGTGACTGCATGGCCACAGATAACAAGCAGGCAGGGAAAAGGGGGGTTCTGGGAGTGTGGGGCAGGCCAGGttcaggaaggcttcctggaggaagcagcaTCTGGGACCACCTTTGAGGCAGGATTCTTTGGGTtgcaaatttaacaatgaaaatgaGCTGACTTCAGCAGTGTGGGCTGACGAAACCAGTCCACTGGGAGGTCTGGCTTTAGGTCTGACTGGTTCCGGGCTCAGGGGATGCCGGCAGGCTCAGCACCTGGGTGCTGAGGTGGGAATCCTTGCAGCAGCCCTCCTTCACATCCTCCAAGGTCAAGGGCAGGAGCGAGGGGCCAGCACTTGCCTCTTTCCCAGCCTCCTGAGCAGCAGCGCTCAGGTTGGGTCTGATTCGCTCCATTCCgccccagtgcctgccctggaCCCCGCGTCACAGCCAAGGGCATGAGACGTGCCCGTCCTGGGAGCCGGGGCCAGTCTCCCGAGCCCAGAATTCCAGGCCTGAGAGTGGGAAAGTGGGGAGGGGGTCCTCAGAGAGACACTCAGGGCGAGGCCTCCCCGGGAAGGAGCAGGATGGTGCTGCTGGGCGGACGCGAGGGGCGCCCAGTGCTGCCCCGAAGGCCAGGAGAGGAGACGTTGCCGCAGCTGAAGACGCAGCGGGGTGCTTCAGACAGGGGAGCCGAAGGGAGCCAGCCAGTGCAAGGGCCCAGAGCGGGGAAGGAGCTGCTGAGTGTGAGAGTGAGTGAggagtgactgtgtgtgtgtgtgtgtgtgtgtgagagggagagagagagggtacgagtgtgagtgtatgtacgtgtgtgtgaatgttgtgtgtgagtttgtgtgagtgtgtgtacatgtgcatgagttggggtatgtgtgtgggtgtgagtacatatgtgtatatgtgtgagtgtgagtatatatacatgtgtatgtgaatgttgtatgagtgtgagtgcatatgggtgtgtgtatgtatgagtgtgtgtgtgtgaggtgtgggcgtatgtgtgtgtgcgtgtaagagacagagggagggagggagtgtgagTGGTAGCCGGCCCTTGGTGTGGCCTGCACTGGAGAGGAGGTGGCTCAGCCAGGCAGGGCAGGCTGCAGAGGGCAAACGTTGGCTGGAAGTTTGGTCTTCGGtctgcaggcagcagggagccctCAAGGGCTCTGCCCCACTTCCCTGTGGCAGCATGCTCCCAGTGAGAGGGAATGGCCTCTCTGCCATGCCCGGATGCCCTCGGCCTTGCTTTCCTCCCAGCTAGGATGCCCCCCCCGCCAGAGccacactgccccccaccccagtccagcTTGAGCCCCAGGCTTTGGCtagcagcaggtgagggcctgCGCTTGGGCCTTCTAGGGGGCCCCTAGCCGGGGCAAGGAAGCAGGACCCTCTGGGTgtggaagggggtgggggcttTCCCCGTTGCACGTGGCCTGGAGAAGAAGGAGGCAGTGGTCCCAGGCCCCCAGgcggctcctgctgcctgcacgCTTCCCCGGTGACCACTCACGCCTGGACACGCAGCACAGCACACCGGTTCCTTCTTCCAGGGACAGCAGCTAGCAGCTGCCCTGGGGCTGTCCCGGGAGGGCCTGGATTCCTGGGGTTAGAAAGGAGGGAGCCCTGGGCAGAGTCCATGGCCGCGTGTGGCCGCCCATCCTATGTTGCATAAGGAATGAGAAGTAGTTGTGGAACACTTAGAAGCAGGAGATTTTATTCCAAGGTTCAGATGCTCTGTCCTCTTGAGAATCGCGTGTGGGCCCGCAGCTCTCAGCCTTGGCCATGACAGTTCTGTGTGCCGTGATCTTCACATAGTAAGCACAGTGGCTTCGCACTGCAGAAACGTACTTTTCGTGGTTCTGGAAGCCACAAGTGCACAGTCAAGGCACCGCAGGGCCCTGGTCCTGCCAAGGGCTCTAGTAGAGGGGCCCCCCGCCCTGGTGGTTTCAGGTGTCCCTGGCTCGTGGCTACaaacccagcctctgcctccatccTCTCGGAACCTGCTCTCCGTCCCGCCTTGCCCCGTGCCTTCTCTCGGAAGGACGCTGGGCACTGCATGCCTGGCCCCCTGGACGATCCGGGTCGGTCTCCTGCTCAGCACTTCAGTTAGTGACATCTGCAGGGGCCCCATGTCCCCACGTGAGTTTACATTCAAGGATTCCTGGGGACTTGACACCGGCGCACCTTTTGGGAGCCGCTGCTCAACCCACAGCAGCACCTCTGCTGAGTAGGGTGATAGTGACGGTGCccatggcccagggctggcccggTGCGAAGCCCAGCCCTTGTCACCCGTGCCCTGGAAAGGAGAGCAGTCACgcgctgcaaaggccagggccggGCACCCGGGAATGGTCACAGGCAGCCGCTGACACCTGTCCTCCTCCACCCCCGACAGACAACGGCCCCGTAGGCAAGCGGCGCACGggcacagccactgtgtttgTCACCGTCCTGGACGTGAACGACAACCGGCCCATCTTCCTGCAGAGCAGCTACGAGGCCAGCGTCCCCGAGGACATTCCCGAGGGCCACAGCATCGTgcaggcaggtggcagctctgAGTGCACCTGCTCAGTGGGGTCCTGGAGGGTGGAAGCGGGGGTGCGGGCGGGCCTGCTGCTCTGGGGCCAGGGGGACCCggccctctcctccttcccagggCGAGCAGCCACGGCTTCCGGCTCCCACAGCCCTCCTAGGGTGGCCTTTCAGAGGTGGGCCCAGGAAACGCCAGAACTGCGCGGCTTTGACCAGGCCCTCTCTTGGGCAATAGCAGGCCCAGGAAGAAAGGGCTTCTTTGCCCAGGGAGCGGGAGTGACGAGGGAGCCGGGGGAGGGCCCTGAGACCCAGCGCGGTGCCCGCCCCCGCtctgcctgggaggcctgggttgcTAGCGGGGCGGGCGAGCGGCCCGAATGAATCCCAGCCTTCATGAATCGCTCTCTTCACGAGCGCTGGCCGGGACTTTCCGACCCGGAGCCTGAGCCAGCCAGCGAATCCGGACCTGCCTCTGGCCCCGGCTGCCAGAGAGCAGAGAGTGGGCGGCTGGGAGTGTGCCCGGAACAGGGCCTGTGGCGCAGAGCGTCCGGGAAGCCCTGGGGATTGGCCAGCGTCTGTTAGCtctggaaggaggaggaggttcTCTTCTGGGGTCTCGGCCGCTGGAGCGCCCCCTGCAGGAAGCTGTGGGCCCCTCACCCAGCCTTGTACCTGTGTCAGCCAACTGGCCAGAGCCCCAGGGCTGTGACCCCTGCCTGAAGCTCTCCTCAGGTCTCAGGGCAGCTGCCCCCACCCAGTCGTGCACCCTCAGGAAAGAGCAAGCCTGATGCGCAGCCAGGGTGGACGACCACAGACTGCATTCAGCCTGGGCAGTctcagggaggccctgggggaagtgaaccaggaggaGAATCCGAGACGGAAGGAGGAAGCCGGCCCCACTTGCTAAAGCCCAGAGAATTGGTTTCTATTTGCACAGTGCGGCTCCGACTGAAATCCCGCAGTCTGTGATGCAGGGCAGGCCAGATTCCCCACCCCCCattcctttttattctattttattttcatttgaaaggcagatggacaactccatcagttggttcactccccaaatgcccacaagagcaggggctggaccaggctgaagccaggatcccagaactctcTTCTGGTTTCTCATGCGGGTaccagggacctaaggacttgggccatcacctgctgtctccaggaagctagatcagaagtaggaGACACAACTCAAACCCAAGCCCTCTGATACAGGTGCAGGtgtccacctgctgtgccaaacgcgtGCCCACCCCTTCCCCCTTTACTCCTGCGTGAATTCAGGGTCTCGGGGCAGCCAAGCGGAGAGCAGGGCTCTGGGTCCTGCAGGCTCCGCGAGCGTGCATTCCACCTGGGGGTGGACACGGCCTGGctgccttccccccccccccccccgccgataAACAGAAGCCTCACCCCTCTGTGCCcagtgaggcacagagagaggctgCAGGGGGTCTGGCCCTCCACAGACTCCCAGCCTGATACGAAGGAGAGGACGTAGACCAGAGGGCTGCCAACAGGAAGTCCTCCTCGTCCACCCCCAGAGcggtgggaggggaggcagctCGAGGCGGAGCAGAGGGGACTCCACAGGGTGGGCCCCTTTGCCTCAGGCCCAGCtgaggagaaagagagacgggAGCCAGTTCCAGAGGGCGCTGCCCACCAGGCCGGGCAGCGTGGGCGTTATCTAGcgggaagcagggagccaggggaggTTTTAGAGCCGGGAGGAGGTGAACCCAGCGCTCAGGCCTCAAGAAGCCTTGGCCGGCTGCACTGTGGGTCACGGCGGGGTAGGCAGGGGTGCTGACTCTGGGACAGGAGCGAGGCAGTTCAGGCCCGCTCTGTCCACTCTCCGAATCTGGAACCAGACCAGAGTGTGTAGTCGTGGCTTGGGGGGGAAGGCCCAGGACTTGGGGTACTGAGAGGCCTCCCTGGGGTGGGATTGCATCTGCAGGTAGCCGGCCAGTGAAGCAATCCCCACTAGCACAGCCTCTGTGGCCCCAGCCGGAGGCTCCACAGCTGTCCTGGGGATGTCTGGACCGCCCACCGAAGGGGAGGCCACTCCTTCCCTGGGCGAGGCACAGAGCCACcggctcccctccccgccccggcccttCCTGGTGGCTCCTGACGCGGGTGCACTGAATCGGGCCTCAGCTGCCGGGGTGGTGACTCTGTAGGCGGTGCCTCCTCCCAGCCGGCACCCAGGCCGCAGGTCTCCCGGTGGGGTGCCAGCCGCTCGCTCGTGTGGATGGGCATCGGTGGCAGGACCGAAGCTTGCCCGAGTATAAGCTGAGTAGTGTCCATGGCTGGAGAGGTGCTCTGTCACTCAGCAGCTCCTGGAGCTGGCCTTAGCACCCAGAGTGCAGCAAGGCTCTGTGGCGGAGCAGGGGTGCCGCTGCCCggaggaggccctgggcagccccaggtTGTGCCTGTAGGCTCAGCGGCAGCAGGTGCTCCCCTTGGCCCAGGGATCCTTTAGCAAGCAGCAGCTGGGGGGTCTTCAGGGTGGAAGGTCCGGAAAGGGCACAGGCCTGGGCACACGAGATGAGTGTGTGGCCCAGGTTGCACGGGCTGCTGTCtgcctgcagctgcagggccaggcaggaaggTCTGGAGGTGGACCGGGGGAGGGGCGTGCCGTGGCCACCTGTCACATCTTGGTGGATTCCGAGCAGTCCCAgtcgccctggctgttgttgcagGCTGGCAGCGGGCGTGGAGGGGCTGCGGGCCGGCCCCGGTGGAAGCTGCGCAGGGAGCGGCGCAGGGACCCCAGGCGCTTCCAGAGGCGCAGCTGGGGCTCGCTGGGGCTCCCAGGGTGGTGGGGCATGCACTCGCGGGCGCCGCGGCGGCGCGGGTCCAGCGCGGCCGGCTTGCAGAGTGCCATGAACAGCAGGCAGGTGGCCAGCAGGAGGAAAATGCAGGCCAGGGCCACAAGCACTGGGACCGGGCTGGCCGCCTCCGCCAGGGTGCCTGCAGCAGCTTCCTGAGCTGTGAGAAAGGCAAGGGGACTGGTAACCGGGGAGCCGGTGAGGCTGGGCGCCTCTGTGCTCATGGTGCCTGCAACGGGAACGGGACAGGAGGTCAGAGGCTGATCCgcagctcccagggccagggagggaggctTACCTGGGAACCCCGATGGGAGCTGAGCCTGCTAAACTAGGCAGTAGCCTGGTCACCATTCAGGTTAGGACAGTGAGGCCCAGGGGGTGGCAGGTGTAAGTTCCCACAGCTGATACGCGGTGGAGGTGGGCCTGAGCTCATGTCCTCCGGCTACCTGACCCCTACCGGGCTGCCGGGGAGGAGACAAGAGGGTAGTGCCTCCTGGTATTCCCAAATtaacattattatttaaaaggtagtgagagagagagagagagagagagagagatcttccaactgctggttcattcctcaaatgcccacaacaaccaggactaggccaggctaaaaccaagagcctggaacttgacccaggcatcccacgtgggtggcaggaccccaagttcTCAAGCCATCGCTGATGGCAGCCTAGGGTTCTCagggtaagcattagcaggaagctgggactgtgagcagagctgggactgcaacccaggcactccgaggtGGGAGGCAGGCGTCCCGAGTGGCctctgaaccactgtgccaagtgcccagcccctcccagcattTAAAAGTCAGTTCCCATAGATCACCACAGAGGCGTGGGCTAGGAACCCGGGCTCTAGGGCCAGTCTCACAGCACTCGCTCTGCCACCGGGTGTGAGTCGGGGGTTACCCAGTGctgcagctggggggaggggggctcagcTCTCATCTAAGGCTCATGCTGCACGTGCAGGCCCACAGGTGCATTTGGCTGAGTCACTGCAGGGGCTTTATAAACCTAActatgaatctttaaaagattttattaatttatttgaaagtcagagaaagagagagaccttccatctgttgcttcacccatcccccacccccacccccaccccccgggtagctgcaacatccagagctgagctaggccaaagccaggagcttccaggtcccccacgtgggtagtggggcccaagcacttgggccat of the Oryctolagus cuniculus chromosome 15, mOryCun1.1, whole genome shotgun sequence genome contains:
- the C15H10orf105 gene encoding uncharacterized protein C10orf105 homolog isoform X1, whose protein sequence is MGGGGGHTLPLLLLRPREGSTLVGWPTRTLQTRRLRGGGLGSWTGIRVSSRELGGGVAAWGALGGWWQELAEGAARAALSPACRELGVGPAAAGTMSTEAPSLTGSPVTSPLAFLTAQEAAAGTLAEAASPVPVLVALACIFLLLATCLLFMALCKPAALDPRRRGARECMPHHPGSPSEPQLRLWKRLGSLRRSLRSFHRGRPAAPPRPLPACNNSQGDWDCSESTKM
- the C15H10orf105 gene encoding uncharacterized protein C10orf105 homolog isoform X2; its protein translation is MSTEAPSLTGSPVTSPLAFLTAQEAAAGTLAEAASPVPVLVALACIFLLLATCLLFMALCKPAALDPRRRGARECMPHHPGSPSEPQLRLWKRLGSLRRSLRSFHRGRPAAPPRPLPACNNSQGDWDCSESTKM